Genomic DNA from Oncorhynchus tshawytscha isolate Ot180627B linkage group LG04, Otsh_v2.0, whole genome shotgun sequence:
aaaaaaaaaaaaaatggaaaaaaaatggatgttgcaacaattttggttTGGATTTATTATAATAGCCTACTTCACATAAATTAGCATTAATACGAACATAAAAATATTAATATAATAACGAATACTAAAGCGAAATATTATCATATCTGAATCTCCGCTACACTacaaatatgtatatatgtagCCATTGAAGCATTCTCTTCACACCTGGTAACCATACCCAACCCTAACTCCCTTCTGTCCCTACCTGGTCCCAGGTTTCAGTGGAGATGGACATGAGGGATGATAAACCCGACCTGGCCGTGGCCCTGAAGGACATCCGTGCCCAGTACGAGGTCCTGTCAGCCAAGAATCAGAACCAGGCCGAGGAGTGGTACCGCTCTAAGTTTGCCAGTGTGAACGAGGCGGCCTCCCGCAACCAAGACCAGGCGAAGCATAGCAGGGAGGAGCTAAATGAGTATCGCAGGCAGGTGCAGGCCCGCAGCCTGGAGATCGAGGCTCTTAGGGGCCACAACGAGGCCCTGGAGAGGCAGATGGCTGAGCTGGAGGACCGCCATAGCAACGAGATGGGAGAGATGCAGGTACATGAAGTAGGACAGGCTGGCTATTACTGTATACCACAGTAATTGCTACAGTACAGGCTTTACCCTATGGATTCTATAGAATTATCCCCTCCTAAGTAACAGGTGTATATCACAGATGGTATGTGTGATGTCATTTCAATTGCACTGTAGCACAACAGATGTAAAAAGGTATTAGGAAATGTACGTTGTGAGGTATTAGGAAATGAACATAGTGAGGTATTTATCATTAGTAACACATCCTGATGTTAATCTGCCTGCAGGAGACCATCCAGGAGCTTGAGTCTGCCCTCCGCAGCACCAAGGGGGAGATGTCCCGTCACTTGCGTGAGTACCAGGACCTGTTGAATGTCAAGATGGCCCTGGACATTGAGATCGCTGCTTACAGGTTAGTCATCACCTAGTCTGAGTCTATATGTCTGATAAAGTTAAGTCCGCATTCAGCATATCGTTGATCCAAACCACAGTGCCTTTCCTGTACTCTAAACACCTTTTCAATATTTGAATTCCAAGTCAGCAGTGCTTCGAAAAGTATGAAAGGTTGGAATTTGTTACATTTGTAAACTGactctcttcccccccttttcTAAACATTTGAACACCTCGTCAGCACAGCAATAGGATTTAATAAATGTTTGTAAACTGACTTtctctttatctccatctctccatcttcatccccctcttcagGAAGCTGCTGGAAGGTGAAGAGTGCCGTCTGAGTACAGTTGGCGGAAATATCTTGCAGTCAGGTTACTCTGGCTTCTCCTATTCGTCCAGCCGCTCCTATGCCCTGGGTTCCTCCGCCCCTTACAGGATGAGGGGAGCCAGGCCTGAGGAAccagagaaggaggaggatgaggaagagaaggaggaagaggagaacgaggaggaaggagaggagggaggggatggagaggggaatgGAGATGAGAATGCggtggagaatggagagggagatgaggaggaagatgaggaagaggaggatgacattcagaagaagaaggaagagaaggggggTGCTCCCAGCAAGAGCACCAAGAGCTAAACTGCTTGTGTCATTGATCATCAATGCCTTTCGCCCTACTACAGTCCACTCATTCACTCATATGGATCCCTTCCCTGTCACCTCATTTCTGATTcacaaggacacacacgcacacacacttaccgTACTCACGCCAGATGCCTCACACACACGTAccttctcctctcgctctctgggTATCAATAATCAGCTGTGTGGTGgaaaacagaaagacagacaacgCAGAGAGGTGCATTACCCTGCCAGAAGATAAACCTGCAGCTACATTTTCTCAGTATTCTATGTCACGGTTTTACTCCATAGATGATGGTTACcacagggagcagagggaaggtGGTCAACGTTACAGCattaagccagtcagtcagcaaaAGAGAATGCCTTAAAGCAAGTATGATGTCAGATTAAGAAGTCAGGGATGATATCGCCCAGTAAGGTCCCGTCTTTATGTGCCATTAAGGATATGAGATGTGGTTATTAAGAGCAATTCTATTGTAATCTTGAAGGTAATAGTAGGATACTGGTAGTAGCACACAGACTATGTCGACTATATGCACAAAGGTCTAGAGCATAGAGCTTTACCAACTTTTACCAGTCCAACATTTAAGGTGCTTTTTGAAGAAATACGTAAAGATCATGCCCATGGGTGCCATGCCATATTCTGAGCTGAAGATATCAACTGGCACACTGAatgctcctccctcctctctttttcaTTCACAGGAGAAAGATATGGAATGCTCTGTCCATTGAGCTACTTTCTTTTCCATCACTTTTCATCACCAGAAAAGTCTATATTTCCCCACtcaccttcccccctctctctgtcactgcgaATGTCATAGCACGGCAAAATGACAGCATGGATTCTCAAACAAAGTACATGAAATCATAGCGTTTATTTGGGAGGGTTCTAATTTCAAAGGTAGGAGATTGTGCATTGTGCAGCACCTCTTCTGTATTCAGAAGGACAACATTCAGGACTGAGAAATGTAGAGTTTTAAAATGCTGCTATTTATCACACTATACCCTTATATTTGATGTTGAGATACCCTCTCTTGATTGATTCATTTGTCACTGAATGGATATACCCTCAAAGTAAGATAACTCTCTCTAAACCTGAGGTAAATGTCTCTCCTAGTCCCTTCCTTTCCCCAGAGCAGCCTAAGTCTTGTTTGTTTACTATCTGCGGTCGTTTACTGCTCTGTACCCTACGACCTTCTGGCTGGTGGTTTGAGTGGTAGAGTGTGTGTTGTtaagtcccaaatggtaccctattccgtattttctgcactacttttgatcagagcccatcGGGATGCAGCCTGTGTTTGCCTTTAGCAGTGTGCTCTGCTCCAGACAGTTAACAGGCCTGTGGCTGCTGTGAAGGACAGCTGGAGGTGACAATGAGTGAGAGACAGCCCTGCACTCTGACTGCATCACAGGCGGCCGgccggtggcaccttaattggggagtacggtctcatagtaatggctggaatggaatggtatcaaacacaccaaacacatggtttccatgtggttgataacATTCCATTCACTCAATTCCAGTccttatgagccatcctcccctaaGCAGCCTCATGTGGACTGCAGGACCAAGTGGCAGACGGTGCAGACGCCACTGGGGTCATGGGTGGTCACATGGTGCTGCGCCACAGATAAGGGCTATTATCACCATACCCCCCCCCACTACCACAGTCTGAGATGGACAGCAACAGTATGTACACAGGACACTCTAGGCAGACATATCGTAGCTGCACGAGAGGGACCATAATAGCATACTGTAAGTTATATGGCAGGCTAGCTTCCATCAAGGTGCTAAGCTATCGATATCAGGACTATCTGTGGGTCAGGATACAGTGAGTGACTGCATAGATATGTAAGGTTATAAAGAATGAGTGAAAATGTTAAAGAAGGAGACATTTATGATTTCTAGTGATAAAAGGAAAAGTGTTGCAGGAAGTATGTTTAGGGAAAGAAAAATACACGGAAAACCCCAAATGGAATGTACTCTAGAATCCTATACTGTAGTAAAATGGAATGTACTCTAGAATCCTATACTGTAGTAAAATGGAATGTACTCTAGAATCCTATACTGTAGTAAAATGGAATGTACTCTAGAATCCTATACTGTAGTAAAATGGAATGTACTCTAGAATCCTATACTGTAGTAAAATGGAATGTACTCTAGAATCCTATACTGTAGTAAAATGGAATGTACTCTGGAATCCTATACTGTAGTAAAATGGAATGTACTCTAGAATCCTATACTGTAGTAAAATGACCTGTCCTCCAAAATGTTTGTAAACTTACCGTGGGCAAATGTATAGCTTCACAGAATGTTAAATGTTCTGTTTCTGAGACTGGCACACACTGTGGAAGGCCTTATCTTTAACCATTGTAGATATCACTCCTTCTTCCTTTCCTTGAGAAATGAATCAATTGACAAGCATTGACTGCATGGCCTGATTCTTGGGAGCTTGAAAACTGGGGATGGGATAGATTTTGCTTGTTGAGTGTAAAAAAAGATAATTGCCTTAACCATGTTCCAAACAATAAAACAACCTTTTCACTTGCATTTCACATGTTTCCGAGGTGGTTCAGGAGTGTTGACACAGACCATTCATTCTGCTATACTACTGTGACTGTACGTGCTGCTGTCTCATGCTGTGATATTCCTCCCAAAGCCAAATAAAGCGATTTATTAACCAAACACTCACAACCATCGTCAGTGTCTTCAATTATTATGGTAACATCAAAACCATACTACATGTGTTACAGTATCTCTGTACATTGTACAtgtggtactggtactgaccctgtaaatAGTATTCTTACTTACTTCatcgtgttcttcttatttctagATCTTGTGTGCTTTTGTTCTACCATGTTATTTTTTGTATTACATCGTTATTGATTACTGCAGTGTTGGGGGTAAAGCTtgcaagaaagacatttcactgtacttgtgtagACTCCTAGAAAAAAaggattccaaaagggttctttggctgtccccattggagaacaCGTTTTTGTTCTaggtagaaccccttttggttcaaTGTAGACCTTTTTTTTTGTTTCCAGGTTTCTACATGGATCCAAatgggttctacctgcaaccaaaaagggttcttcaaaaggttctcctatggggacagccgaagaaccctttaaggttatGGATAgcaactttttttctaagagtatatgtgacattaaaacttgaaacttgaaacatTTTCTGACTGGGCACAGCCAGGTTAGAACAAGAAGGGCAAATCAAAAAGCAATACTATAATATTTGTAGCATTTTGCATTGAAAATGCATGCAGTAGACATGTCAAATGTTCAAGCTAAAATCCTTTGTTGAAACAATAATAAAGCAGTAATCCCACCTCAGTTTGGTAAAACGCTGAGGTATGGACCTGGAGCAAACCtgtctcaaattcatagacagagctatggatgcaaggactgaccatctatTATATAggaattatagttttaaccaataagaagaagagacttgcttgggccaagaaacacaattaatggacattagaccagtggaaatctgtcctttggtcagatgagtcaaaatttgagatttttggttacaaccgcagtgtctttgtgagacgtggagtaggtgaatggatgatctccgcatgtgtggttcccactgtgaagcatggagaaggaggtgtgatggtgtgttggtgctttgctggtgacactgtcagtgatttatttagaattcaaggcacacttaaacagcatggctaccacagcattctgcagtgatacgtcatcccatctggtttgcgcttagtgggacaatcatttgtttcaacagaacaatgacacaacacacctccaggctgcatGAGGGAAATTTGatcaagaatgagagtgatgctgcatcagatgacctggcctccacaatcatccgatctcaacccaattgagatagtttgggatgagtgaattaaaagcagccaacaattgctcagcatatgtgggaactcctttaagactgttgtaaaagtattacaggtgaagctggttgagagaatgccaagagtgtgtaaagctgtcatcatgacaacgggtggctactttgaagaatctcaaatataaaatatattttgatttgtttagcatttttttggttactacatgattccgtatgtgttatttcatagttttgatgtcttcactattattctacaatgtagaaaatagtacaaataaagaaaaaccccttgaatgagtaggttctcaactcatgaggcatttctaagttatattcttcaagaatagaTGGGTATGTACTATATTATTAATTTAAAAgtcaaaaaatggatgtagcaactcaGGATTCTAGCTGTAAAGTGAAACATCCTGTGATATCAACTCATTACTTCACTAATGGACATGGCAAAAGAGATAAATAATAGTCCACAAAAAGAACAAATCAATAGATGGACTTTACTTAAACTGCCTGCCCATCCTGCTTTGCTGAACCATTAGCATGACATAGCATATATTATTGGCAGTCATACCGCTGACAACTAATTTCACCAACTCACTGACCTGAGAGCAATAGGCAAACCTAGAATAAACAATAAACTATAATAGCTGATATGATATAGCAATTTGGGTTGTCCAACCAGTAATGACTATACCATACAATAACACATCACAGTTACATTATATCAGACAGGTTGTTATGATAATGTGAAGTAGAAattatgtattactgtagtgtagttagtTGGGGGAAAGTTCAACAAACTGCCCCACCACACCTAAAGTGATGTATTGTATGAAGTCAGTTGGGTCTCTAGATGAGTTGGATGTCTTTGtcacaaatgtcaccctattccctatttagtgcactacttttgaccagggcctatagggaatagggtgtcatttgggacgcagacgaTATCTCCCCATCTCagcactctctttctctgctgcctgtctgaCTCAAAGGTATAGGATGGGAGGAGAATGCAAGATGGATGACAGTAGTAGAGTGTCCACCAGCACTGCTGTCAGAAGCAAATACTTTATCTCAGAACGGAAATCTTTACTCTTTGCAAAGCCACTCAGTAATACTGTGTGGGCAAATAGGCATCAGCGCATTGACCAAAGGCCATCAGCAAAAAGGCCAGATCAATGAAACAGAAAACTTTTTCTTTTCTAGCATCACACCTTCCTTTCTCTCACTTTTAATTGGCTgtattacacattctgttaacattaTGACCCCAAAGTGAACTGTTCTTGCAATTGGTCATCTATGATTATGACCCCAAAGTGAACTGTTCTTGCAATTGGTcatctatgacatttcagatttacaaATGATAAATATTtacaaagtagtttggatgtaaTTAACTACTTTTTAAAAGTAACTTTAGTAAAGTTTACTATAAttttcttaagggtagctttagtgtagtttaacttcttccagtgtgaagtaattggtagcttggtaaactagaTTTGCAGAGTAGCTTcctcatgtgtgtgtatacagtgcatgTGTGGCCATGCAAACGTCAACCTTCGCATCTGTATGTAAGCCAAGGCACAGAATGACTGATTCCCTGTTGTCCGTGTGCCATGGAGAGAGTTATGGGTTGGCAGGGCCGGTGGGGTGAATGAGGAGAGTCCAGCGACACATCACTCTGCAGTGGGATTGAaatagaagacacacacacacaggggccgaTTAGCCACCTGGCAATTTTGGCAAATGCCCGATGGGCCGGACCATCTTTCAGTTGGTCCGGCAAAAACAAGTGACATTTCCTATGGCCCAAGGGCCTGTTAagatttttaaaatgatttttgtGCATTTTCGCTGTTGTCATAATAATCTATAATGAGCATTTGGCTGATCAGTGTGCAACGACTGGTCTCCGGTTTTCTGATTGACTGAATTGAGGTTGCAGAAATTCACATTCAGTCAAACAGTTCATCAGAAAAGAGACCCACTCTGACATCAGTTAGTCAGCCAAGATCATGGATTGTAAAAGGTGATGTCGAAAAAAGTTAGAGACCAAAAAATATCTATTGAAGCCAACTCTGCTGAGTGTGTAAAATTAAACAACTTATTTTCTAAAAGTTCTGGTTATTCTGCTGAGTGCTGTGACTGTGAGAAATGATGCCAGGCTATCACACAGACAGATCATCAGCTGCTGTGGCAGCAGAGGACAGTGCAGTCACTATAGGAAGAAAACAGCGGGAGGCACACTGTCACACAAACTGACACAGATGTAGCCTACTGCTGCCAGTTCATATTTTGGCTGTATATTGTATGAAATTGCCACGTTCGTCGAATGtaggagaccaaggcacagcgtaatttgaatacatgttatattttaatgaagatgGACACTAAACAAACTACCAAAAAAAATGTGCCGCTATGCTACACCTGTGccgacacaggcaactagacagacaataacccacgaaatacccaaagaagatggctgcctaaatatggttcccaatcagagacaacgataaacacctgcctctaattgagaaccaatctaggcaaccatagacatacataaacacctagatggtaaacaaccccataaacctataaaacccctagacagtaaaaaacacatacatcgcccatgtcacaccctgacctaaccaaaacaataaagaaaacaaagaatactaaggtcaggacgtgacagaaaTAGGAGGCTAATTAACACTTAATAAAGGAAGGGGGGATTCAGAGGAACACATATGACAGGCACTAACATGCAATATAGCCTAAAAAGTAGTTTTATAACACAGAAGCCAATAAACATCTACTAGACATTAATACAGTGCTTTTTTTAAACACAAGTCATGTATTACAATAAAACATACGGTATATATGTGTTTATTCATTCACAACGAGGATGTGGCTGGGCTCGGCACAGGCAGACAAGAGTGAAAGCAGAGGAGAGCAAGAAGTGCAAACACactgagtgacagacagacagaagaggagaacAAGGAGAAGCACATACAAACCGAGTGACAATAGAGGAGAACAAGGAGAAGCACATACAAACCGAGTGACAATAGAGGAGAACAAGGAGAAGCACAGATAAACCGAGTGACAACAGAGGAGAACAAGGAGAAGCACAGATAAACCGAGTGACAATAGAGGAGAACAAGGAGAAGCACAGATAAACCGAGTGACAACAGAGGAGAACAAGGAGAAGCACAGATAAACCGAGTGACAACAGAGGAGAACAAGGAGAAGCACAGATAAACCGAGTGACAACAGAGGAGAACAAGGAGAAGCACAGACGAGTGAAACAGAGGAGAACAAGGAGAAGCACAGTGACAACAGAGGAGAACAAGGAGAAGCACAGATAAACCGAGTGTGACAACAGAGGAGAACAAGGAGAAGCACAGATAAACCGAGTGACAATAGAGGAGAACAAGGAGAAGCACAGATAAACCGAGTGACAATAGAGGAGAACAAGGAGAAGCACAGACAAACCGAGTGACAACAGAGGAGAACAAGGAGAAGCACAGATAAACCGAGTGACAATAGAGGAGAACAAGGAGAAGCACAGATAAACCGAGTGACAACAGAGGAGAACAAGGAGAAGCACAGATAAACCGAGTGACAATAGAGGAGAACAAGGAGAAGCACAGATAAACCGAGTGACAACAGAGGAGAACAAGGAGAAGCACAGATAAACCGAGTGACAATAGAGGAGAACAAGGAGAAGCACAGATAAACCGAGTGACAACAGAGGAGAACAAGGAGAAGCACAGATAAACCGAGTGACAATAGAGGAGAACAAGGAGAAGCACAGATAAACCGAGTGACAATAGAGGAGAACAAGGAGAAGCACAGACAAACCGAGTGACAATAGAGGAGAACAAGGAGAAGCACAGATAAACCATGACAACAGAGGAGAACAAACCGAGTGACAACAGAGGAGAACAA
This window encodes:
- the LOC112248652 gene encoding low molecular weight neuronal intermediate filament-like, encoding MSYSGDVYSSSSYRKIFGDAPRSSGRMSVGSSPSRLSGGYRSSGSHRNYGSPSMVTSSGYRKAGAGRNFHSSMPDSMDLTQSTAVTNEMKIIRTNEKEQLQGLNDRFVSFIEKVHNLEQQNKVLEAEVTLLRQRHTEPSRLHDLYEQEIRELRARVEELTHEKSQMHLDCVQMNEMLDRVKEKLDEETRLREEAEGTLKSYRKDVDDATMSRLELEKKVESLLDEIAFLRKVHEEEQQELQASLQATQVSVEMDMRDDKPDLAVALKDIRAQYEVLSAKNQNQAEEWYRSKFASVNEAASRNQDQAKHSREELNEYRRQVQARSLEIEALRGHNEALERQMAELEDRHSNEMGEMQETIQELESALRSTKGEMSRHLREYQDLLNVKMALDIEIAAYRKLLEGEECRLSTVGGNILQSGYSGFSYSSSRSYALGSSAPYRMRGARPEEPEKEEDEEEKEEEENEEEGEEGGDGEGNGDENAVENGEGDEEEDEEEEDDIQKKKEEKGGAPSKSTKS